Proteins encoded by one window of Camelus bactrianus isolate YW-2024 breed Bactrian camel chromosome 9, ASM4877302v1, whole genome shotgun sequence:
- the TSEN34 gene encoding tRNA-splicing endonuclease subunit Sen34 isoform X2: MLVVEVANGRSLVWGAEAVQALRERLGVGGRTVGALPRGPRQNSRLGLPLLLMPEEARLLAEIGAVTLVSAPRPDPRQHSLALASFKRQQEQGFQEQSALAAEARETRRQELLEKIAEGQAAKKQKLEQESGTSGSQEPGGNQAAEENEASASQAAGEHEEAGSSSPQPGPSNGVAPLPRSALLVQLATARPRPIKARPLDWRVQSKDWPHAGRPAHELRYSIYRDLWERGFFLSAAGKFGGDFLVYPGDPLRFHAHYIAQCWAPGDPIPLQDLVSAGRLGTSVRKTLLLCSPQPDGKVVYTSLQWASLQ, from the exons ATGCTGGTGGTGGAGGTGGCGAACGGCCGCTCGCTGGTATGGGGGGCCGAGGCGGTGCAGGCGCTGCGTGAGCGCCTGGGAGTAGGGGGCCGCACTGTGGGCGCCCTGCCCCGCGGGCCCCGCCAGAACTCGCGCCTGGGCCTCCCGCTGCTGCTGATGCCTGAAGAGGCGCGGCTCCTGGCCGAGATAGGCGCAGTGACCCTGGTCAGCGCCCCGCGCCCGGATCCCCGCCAACACAGCCTG GCATTAGCATCCTTCAAGCGCCAGCAGGAGCAGGGATTCCAGGAGCAAAGTGCTCTGGCAGCTGAAGCCCGTGAGACCCGTCGTCAGGAGCTCCTAGAGAAGATTGCCGAGGGCCAGGCTGCGAAGAAGCAGAAGCTGGAACAGGAATCAGGGACCAGTGGGAGCCAGGAGCCCGGTGGAAACCAAGCTGCAGAAGAGAATGAGGCCAGTGCTAGCCAGGCTGCTGGGGAGCATGAAGAAGCAG GTTCCTCCTCTCCCCAACCGGGGCCTTCAAACGGAGTGGCCCCTTTGCCCAGGTCTGCTCTGCTTGTCCAGCTGGCCACTGCCAGGCCTCGGCCCATCAAGGCTAGGCCCCTGGACTGGCGTGTCCAGTCCAAAGACTGGCCCCATGCTGGCCGCCCTGCCCACGAGCTTCGCTACAGCATCTACAGGGATCTGTGGGAGCGAGGCTTCTTCCTCAGCGCTGCTGGCAAGTTCGGGGGCGACTTCCTGGTCTATCCTG GCGACCCACTCCGTTTCCATGCTCACTACATCGCTCAGTGCTGGGCTCCTGGGGACCCCATCCCACTCCAGGACCTGGTTTCTGCTGGCCGCCTGGGAACCAGTGTCAGGAAGACGCTGCTCCTGTGCTCTCCGCAGCCTGATGGTAAGGTGGTCTACACGTCCCTGCAGTGGGCCAGCCTGCAGTGA
- the TSEN34 gene encoding tRNA-splicing endonuclease subunit Sen34 isoform X1, protein MLVVEVANGRSLVWGAEAVQALRERLGVGGRTVGALPRGPRQNSRLGLPLLLMPEEARLLAEIGAVTLVSAPRPDPRQHSLALASFKRQQEQGFQEQSALAAEARETRRQELLEKIAEGQAAKKQKLEQESGTSGSQEPGGNQAAEENEASASQAAGEHEEAGEGSSSPQPGPSNGVAPLPRSALLVQLATARPRPIKARPLDWRVQSKDWPHAGRPAHELRYSIYRDLWERGFFLSAAGKFGGDFLVYPGDPLRFHAHYIAQCWAPGDPIPLQDLVSAGRLGTSVRKTLLLCSPQPDGKVVYTSLQWASLQ, encoded by the exons ATGCTGGTGGTGGAGGTGGCGAACGGCCGCTCGCTGGTATGGGGGGCCGAGGCGGTGCAGGCGCTGCGTGAGCGCCTGGGAGTAGGGGGCCGCACTGTGGGCGCCCTGCCCCGCGGGCCCCGCCAGAACTCGCGCCTGGGCCTCCCGCTGCTGCTGATGCCTGAAGAGGCGCGGCTCCTGGCCGAGATAGGCGCAGTGACCCTGGTCAGCGCCCCGCGCCCGGATCCCCGCCAACACAGCCTG GCATTAGCATCCTTCAAGCGCCAGCAGGAGCAGGGATTCCAGGAGCAAAGTGCTCTGGCAGCTGAAGCCCGTGAGACCCGTCGTCAGGAGCTCCTAGAGAAGATTGCCGAGGGCCAGGCTGCGAAGAAGCAGAAGCTGGAACAGGAATCAGGGACCAGTGGGAGCCAGGAGCCCGGTGGAAACCAAGCTGCAGAAGAGAATGAGGCCAGTGCTAGCCAGGCTGCTGGGGAGCATGAAGAAGCAGGTGAAG GTTCCTCCTCTCCCCAACCGGGGCCTTCAAACGGAGTGGCCCCTTTGCCCAGGTCTGCTCTGCTTGTCCAGCTGGCCACTGCCAGGCCTCGGCCCATCAAGGCTAGGCCCCTGGACTGGCGTGTCCAGTCCAAAGACTGGCCCCATGCTGGCCGCCCTGCCCACGAGCTTCGCTACAGCATCTACAGGGATCTGTGGGAGCGAGGCTTCTTCCTCAGCGCTGCTGGCAAGTTCGGGGGCGACTTCCTGGTCTATCCTG GCGACCCACTCCGTTTCCATGCTCACTACATCGCTCAGTGCTGGGCTCCTGGGGACCCCATCCCACTCCAGGACCTGGTTTCTGCTGGCCGCCTGGGAACCAGTGTCAGGAAGACGCTGCTCCTGTGCTCTCCGCAGCCTGATGGTAAGGTGGTCTACACGTCCCTGCAGTGGGCCAGCCTGCAGTGA
- the MBOAT7 gene encoding lysophospholipid acyltransferase 7: MSPEEWTYLVVLLISIPIGFLFKKAGPGLKKWGAAAVGLGLTLFTCGPHTLHSLVTILGTWALIQAQPCSCHALALAWTFSYLLFFRALSLLGLPTPTPFTNAVQLLLTLKLVSLASEVQDLHVAQRKEMAAGFSKGPSLGLLPDVPSLMETLSYSYCYVGIMTGPFFRYRTYLDWLEQPFPGAVPSLRPMLRRAWPAPLFGLLFLLSSHLFPLEAVREDAFYARPLPARLFYMIPVFFAFRMRFYVAWIAAECGCIAAGFGAYPVAAKARAGGGPTLQCPPPSSPEKAASLEYDYETIRNIDCYNTDFCVRVRDGMRYWNMTVQWWLAQYIYKNAPARSYVFRSAWTMLLSAYWHGLHPGYYLSFLTIPLCLAAEGRLESALRGRLSPRGRELWDWAHWFLKMRAYDYMCMGFVLLSLGDTLRYWASVYFCIHVLALLALGLGLALGGGSPSRRKTSSPAASLPPGKLREE; this comes from the exons ATGTCGCCCGAAGAATGGACGTATCTAGTGGTTCTTCTTATCTCCATCCCCATCGGCTTCCTCTTTAAGAAAGCTG GACCTGGGCTGAAGAAATGGGGGGCAGCAGCTGTGGGCCTGGGGCTCACCTTGTTCACCTGTGGCCCCCACACTTTGCATTCTCTCGTCACCATCCTTGGGACCTGGGCACTCATTCAGGCCCAGCCCTG CTCCTGCCACGCCCTGGCCCTAGCCTGGACCTTCTCCTATCTGCTCTTCTTCCGAGCACTCAGCCTGCTGGGCCTGCCCACTCCCACGCCCTTCACCAATGCCGTCCAGCTGCTGCTGACACTGAAG CTGGTGAGTCTGGCCAGTGAAGTTCAGGACCTGCACGTGGCTCAAAGGAAGGAAATGGCCGCGGGCTTCAGCAAggggcccagcctggggctgctGCCCGATGTGCCCTCTTTGATGGAGACGCTCAGCTACAGCTACTGCTACGTGGGCATCATGACAG GCCCGTTCTTCCGCTACCGCACCTACCTGGACTGGCTGGAGCAGCCCTTCCCGGGGGCCGTGCCCAGCCTGCGGCCCATGCTGCGCCGAGCCTGGCCGGCCCCGCTCTTCGGCCTGCTCTTCCTGCTGTCCTCCCACCTCTTCCCGCTGGAGGCCGTGCGCGAGGACGCCTTCTACGCCCGCCCGCTGCCCGCCCGCCTCTTCTACATGATCCCCGTCTTCTTCGCCTTCCGCATGCGCTTCTACGTGGCCTGGATTGCCGCCGAGTGCGGCTGTATTGCCGCCGGCTTCGGGGCCTACCCCGTGGCCGCCAAAGCCCGGGCCGGGGGCGGCCCCACCCTCCAATGCCCACCCCCCAGCAG TCCGGAGAAGGCGGCTTCCCTGGAGTACGACTATGAGACCATCCGCAACATCGATTGCTACAACACAGACTTCTGCGTGCGTGTGCGCGATGGCATGCGGTACTGGAACATGACGGTGCAGTGGTGGCTGGCGCAGTACATCTACAAGAACGCGCCTGCCCGCTCCTACGTCTTCAG gagcGCCTGGACCATGCTACTGAGCGCCTACTGGCACGGCCTGCACCCTGGCTACTACCTGAGCTTCCTGACCATCCCATTGTGCCTGGCAGCGGAGGGCCGGTTGGAGTCGGCCCTCCGGGGGCGGCTCAGCCCCAGGGGCCGGGAGCTCTGGGACTGGGCACACTGGTTCCTGAAGATGCGGGCCTACGACTACATGTGCATGGGCTTCGTGCTGCTTTCCCTGGGCGACACCCTCCGGTACTGGGCCTCCGTCTACTTCTGCATCCACGTCCTGGCCCTgctggccctggggctggggctggctttAGGTGGGGGGAGCCCCAGCCGGCGGAAGACCTCGTCCCCAGCTGCCAGCCTTCCCCCAGGAAAGCTTCGGGAGGAGTAA